In Rhododendron vialii isolate Sample 1 chromosome 9a, ASM3025357v1, the following are encoded in one genomic region:
- the LOC131301816 gene encoding uncharacterized protein LOC131301816 isoform X2 yields MRRCSAASLVLNSKIITILLGFTPTYHQALPSRYLRPSNPVVIPLSCSSNIYRKSSISETAKSNNKMENRTPQQPQHQDLINSNPNVSKMQQLVQSDPSGGWEKCWEQELTPWDLGQPTPVIVHLHQTGALPKGRTLVPGCGSGYDVVAIACPERYVVGVDLSDKAIKKAVEFSSSLPNADYFTFLKEDFFIWHPTELFDLIFDYTLVIMSADHHTKYLSLIMKRCCTPWGLKLYPSWKMTWLLELARVERSLEGGRSSLANHHCEREICFFRESNGEAYSSI; encoded by the exons ATGAGGCGGTGTTCTGCTGCGTCCTTAGTACTGAATTCCAAAATCATCACCATCCTCTTGGGTTTTACTCCTACATACCATCAAGCATTGCCGTCCCGATACCTCCGCCCTTCCAACCCAGTAGTAATTCCCCTCAGCTGCAGCAGTAATATTTATCGAAAAAGCAGCATTTCTGAGACTGCAAAATCGAACAACAAGATGGAGAACAGAACTCCGCAGCAACCTCAACATCAAGACCTCATCAATTCAAATCCCAACGTCAGCAAAATGCAACAGCTCGTTCAATCCGACCCTTCCG GTGGTTGGGAAAAGTGTTGGGAGCAAGAGTTGACCCCGTGGGATTTGGGACAGCCTACGCCAGTAATTGTACATCTTCATCAGACAGGTGCTCTTCCCAAAGGCAGAACTTTGGTCCCTGGATGTGGCAGC GGTTATGACGTGGTTGCAATTGCATGCCCTGAGCGTTATGTTGTTGGGGTGGACTTATCAGACAAAGCAATTAAGAAAGCAGTAGAG TTTTCATCGTCATTGCCAAATGCTGATTATTTCACGTTCTTAAAGGAAGACTTCTTTATCTGGCATCCCACTGAGTTGTTTGATCTGATTTTTGACTACAC ATTAGTGATCATGTCGGCGGACCACCATACAAAGTATCTATCGCTGA TTATGAAGAGGTGCTGCACCCCTTGGGGTTTAAAGCTGTATCCATCGTGGAAAATGACTTGGCTACTGGAGCTCGCAAG GGTAGAGAGAAGCTTGGAAGGTGGAAGAAGTTCATTAGCCAATCACCACTGTGAAAGAGAAATCTGTTTCTTCCGTGAATCGAATGGGGAAGCCTACTCATCCATCTAG
- the LOC131301816 gene encoding probable thiol methyltransferase 2 isoform X1, whose protein sequence is MRRCSAASLVLNSKIITILLGFTPTYHQALPSRYLRPSNPVVIPLSCSSNIYRKSSISETAKSNNKMENRTPQQPQHQDLINSNPNVSKMQQLVQSDPSGGWEKCWEQELTPWDLGQPTPVIVHLHQTGALPKGRTLVPGCGSGYDVVAIACPERYVVGVDLSDKAIKKAVEFSSSLPNADYFTFLKEDFFIWHPTELFDLIFDYTFFCAIEPGMRSAWASRMQYLLKPDGELITLMFPISDHVGGPPYKVSIADYEEVLHPLGFKAVSIVENDLATGARKGREKLGRWKKFISQSPL, encoded by the exons ATGAGGCGGTGTTCTGCTGCGTCCTTAGTACTGAATTCCAAAATCATCACCATCCTCTTGGGTTTTACTCCTACATACCATCAAGCATTGCCGTCCCGATACCTCCGCCCTTCCAACCCAGTAGTAATTCCCCTCAGCTGCAGCAGTAATATTTATCGAAAAAGCAGCATTTCTGAGACTGCAAAATCGAACAACAAGATGGAGAACAGAACTCCGCAGCAACCTCAACATCAAGACCTCATCAATTCAAATCCCAACGTCAGCAAAATGCAACAGCTCGTTCAATCCGACCCTTCCG GTGGTTGGGAAAAGTGTTGGGAGCAAGAGTTGACCCCGTGGGATTTGGGACAGCCTACGCCAGTAATTGTACATCTTCATCAGACAGGTGCTCTTCCCAAAGGCAGAACTTTGGTCCCTGGATGTGGCAGC GGTTATGACGTGGTTGCAATTGCATGCCCTGAGCGTTATGTTGTTGGGGTGGACTTATCAGACAAAGCAATTAAGAAAGCAGTAGAG TTTTCATCGTCATTGCCAAATGCTGATTATTTCACGTTCTTAAAGGAAGACTTCTTTATCTGGCATCCCACTGAGTTGTTTGATCTGATTTTTGACTACAC GTTCTTTTGTGCAATTGAACCTGGTATGAGATCAGCTTGGGCAAGCAGAATGCAATATCTTCTAAAACCAGATGGAGAGCTAATAACACTAATGTTtccg ATTAGTGATCATGTCGGCGGACCACCATACAAAGTATCTATCGCTGA TTATGAAGAGGTGCTGCACCCCTTGGGGTTTAAAGCTGTATCCATCGTGGAAAATGACTTGGCTACTGGAGCTCGCAAG GGTAGAGAGAAGCTTGGAAGGTGGAAGAAGTTCATTAGCCAATCACCACTGTGA
- the LOC131301564 gene encoding uncharacterized protein LOC131301564 → MELLLPFSFGQLNLHTAANTAIQLIWNREKLKGCIPDSEVQEVCKIPISYVNFSDCVIWRHTKNGEFSVKSGYAQRRMRNLTLKPATPSCSFIPSEVMWKKLWSIPTAPKVRMFMWKAAQNWVACRENLFCRKCITNPTCPICASTNETIEHLLFHCPRSRAVWFGSGKAYWVLQREITAVNKWIEELLYGCLAKESSREIVGAIFDICWAIWKARNSFVFNGRKLNPTKVIEQAGSANVDYLQTIWKGLEEGLPRPSRVVSLAAFDILARDSGGLALAWQCVTPSHSVPGKSKLWLKTSKNGQEQGSGPSRGAAEYRTKQLTE, encoded by the exons ATGGAATTGCTTCTTCCGTTTTCATTCG GCCAATTGAACCTGCACACAGCAGCAAATACCGCCATCCAACTGATATGGAACAGAGAAAAGCTAAAGGGATGTATTCCTGATAGTGAGGTACAAGAGGTCTGCAAAATCCCCATAAGCTATGTAAATTTCTCTGATTGTGTCATTTGGCGTCATACTAAGAATGGAGAGTTTTCTGTCAAGTCGGGCTATGCTCAAAGGAGGATGAGGAATTTAACGTTAAAACCTGCCACCCCTTCTTGTTCTTTCATTCCTTCTGAAGTGATGTGGAAGAAATTGTGGTCTATTCCCACGGCTCCGAAAGTTCGTATGTTTATGTGGAAAGCTGCTCAAAATTGGGTGGCCTGTCGAGAAAATCTTTTTTGTAGGAAATGTATCACCAACCCAACATGCCCAATCTGTGCAAGCACGAACGAAACAATTGAACATCTCCTTTTCCATTGTCCACGGAGCAGGGCAGTTTGGTTTGGAAGTGGAAAGGCGTATTGGGTTCTCCAGAGAGAGATTACGGCAGTGAATAAGTGGATAGAGGAACTGTTATATGGGTGCCTAGCAAAGGAATCAAGCAGGGAGATTGTCGGAGCTATCTTCGATATTTGCTGGGCAATTTGGAAGGCAAGgaatagttttgttttcaacGGCAGGAAGCTGAATCCAACAAAAGTAATTGAACAAGCTGGGTCAGCAAACGTTGATTATTTGCAAACGATATGGAAAGGTCTGGAGGAGGGCCTTCCTAGGCCTAGCCGGGTGGTGAG CTTAGCTGCCTTTGACATTCTTGCTAGAGATAGTGGTGGATTAGCTCTGGCATGGCAGTGTG TGACTCCAAGTCACAGTGTCCCTGGGAAATCGAAGCTGTGGTTAAAGACGTCAAAGAATGGGCAAGAACAAGGCAGTGGTCCTTCGCGTGGTGCAGCAGAGTACAGAACAAAGCAGCTCACTGAATAG